Below is a genomic region from Raphanus sativus cultivar WK10039 chromosome 4, ASM80110v3, whole genome shotgun sequence.
CTTACCTTATTCTAGCTTCTTCAACACCTAGACACAATCGTCATTTCCTAGCTCAAATAttctgaatatatttattttattttataaatacgtGACCCCTAGTCATCGCCCACTCAAACACACTCGATCGATCTATCTAATCTTCATCCTCGTGATCATCGCTGAGAAAAGATGGCCAGAAAGTTCTTCGTCGGAGGCAACTGGAAATGCGTAAGCCATCTCCTCTTCTCCCTAACCTTCTTTACTTCATCTCTCGTCCTTAGATCTGCTCGTTTCCTCACCTATCAAGTGAACTAGAACGGATAATCCGGATTTGATCATCGTTGTTAAGGTTTTGTTCATTGCTTGCGTCGATTGATTTTGAATTTCAGATCCTTGTTGTGTGATCTGATTCCGATGGTTTGAGATTTGTTGATTCAGTTCAGTATGATCTGGATTTGGATCGCTCTGTTGGTTCTTGGGAGAGAGAGATTTGTTATTATGATGctaatgtttttgaatttttgaatgaaaaaatGTAGAACGGAACTGGTGAGGAGGTGAAGAAGATTGTCAATACTCTTAACGAAGCTCAAGTTCCTTCCCAGGATCTCGTTGGTATCTTCAGCTTCTCTCTATTTTTTCCATAGAATTGTAGAAAATATAGTTatctgtttttggtttttgcatGTCTATGAACTCTTCAGGGATCGTGAAAATATGTGTAGAAAATTAGATCTTGAAACTGCTTGAACAGGAGGCGCTAATAACTAATTAGATGAGTTTAagaatttccttttttttgtgcTTGAAACAATCTTATTTGTCACATGAGTTTGGGAATGCAAACGATTATGTGTGCAAGGTTGAATCAAATCTATCAAGTAATTGTTAACTTGTTattggtttaatatttttttgtttatatatgcatatatgcTTTGGTTTTTATGTGATGTTTATAGCAATAGCTATCCCTGTTATCGGTAATAATAACGGACTGGTAATGTTACAAATGCAGAGGTTGTCGTTAGCCCTCCATATGTGTTCCTTCCTCTGGTTAAGAGCATATTGAGGCCTGACTTCCATGTTGCGGCACAAAACTGCTGGGTCAAGAAAGGAGGTGCCTTCACTGGTGAAGTTAGGTGAGATTTATTTGGCTTTTGAAGTTGCATTAGATTGTGTTGAAAGATGCTCTTCTTTGTCTTAATTACATATTGTTTCCTGCCTCTTTAACTCTTCTGTAACTTGTGTGTGCAGTGCTGAGATGCTTGTGAACTTGGACATCCCATGGGTTATCCTTGGTCACTCTGAAAGGAGAGCACTCCTCAATGAAACAAACGAGGTCGGTGACCTTTcatgataaaaaataaaaataaaaattctgcTGTACCATTTGGATTTGATTATTTGACGTCAATCCCCTATATTTGTAGTTTGTTGGAGACAAGGTTGCCTATGCTCTTGCTCAAGGTTTGAAAGTGATTGCTTGTGTTGGCGAGACTCTTGAGCAGCGGGAGGCTGGGTCGACCATGGATGTTGTGGCTGCCCAGACTAAAGCTATTGCTGGTATAATCTCTTTTTTGCTATATTAGTTCTTTCTCTTTGACACTGTGGGCCTTTTATGAGGGTATTAGTTTTGTTTCTACTTGCTCTAAGTGCATAGCTGCTTTAGTAAGCCAGTACATGGTGACTTTATCTTATCTGTTAGTGTTTATCTCCAAACTGCAAATAAATGTTTCGTTGGCCATTTTCTTACATAGAACTTCCTTTTGTCGGTAATGGCAGACCGGGTGTCGAACTGGTCAAATGTTGTCGTAGCCTATGAACCAGTGTGGGCCATTGGAACCGGAAAGGTCGCTAGCCCAGCCCAAGCTCAAGAAGTAAGTTTGTATATTCTATGTGAGCGAATCATTGTTGCTTATCATCAGTACTTGATATGAATACCAATATTCTTTCTCGTTGATGGACACAGGTACATGATGAGCTGAGGAAATGGCTTGCAAAGAACGTGAGCGCTGATGTCGCTGCTGCAACCCGCATCATTTATGGAGgtaaataatataacataatcATACTAGTGTACTTTTTAATTTAACCACATGTCTCCACGAAGTTTCTGTGATTACTTAACTTTGGTTATGCAAATAAATATTCAGGATCCGTCAATGGTGGTAACTGCAAGGAGCTAGGTGGTCAGGCCGATGTTGATGGTTTCTTGGTCGGTGGTGCTTCTCTAAAGGTGTGTTTTGCCTTGTAAATATATCTAATGTCTTTGTTTGTAAACCATTATCTAATGTGTGGTTATTCTTATTTGATTGTTGCTTTTGCAGCCCGAGTTTATCGACATCATCAAGGCTGCTGAGGTGAAGAAAAGCGCTTAGTGGCTTCACGAAACAATCTCAAATCCTTTTGCTTCTTCAGTCTCAACTCTGATCGAAAAAATGAATAAGTTGATACAGTGTTATTGTGATACTCTTTTGCTTCAGTTGTATGTTGTCTTGAGGAGGCAACACACTTTTTCTTGGCCGTTTTGTTTAGCTCTGAAATCACAAAATCTCACCCTTTTCTAATCTTCCCTAGTGAAGTTGTGTTTGTATTCCTTGTTCTATTTTTAATAGGGAttgctataaaattaaaaaggaaaacaaggaaataaaaaaagaacagCCTAGCCTCGACAGTGTTTTTGGACCACAAACCCAAAGTTCAGTGGACCACAAACCCAAAGTTCAGTGTAACTGATTTCGACTCAAATCACATATGGCCCCGGCtcatctatttttataaatcagATCAAATCACATGGATAGTAACAATTAGCCCTTATCTTTAGTTTCTGTTCTAATTGGTTGTACTGTCGCAGTCCATGTTTGGTACcatcagtgttttttttttgcatagaTGTGGTATAACTTCGTTGTGTCAAATCATTGCGGCGGTGAACACAATAACAGTACAAATAGGTGGTGCTATAGCTACGTTTTAACTTTTCACTCTCCCCCTCCTATGATTCTATCTTTGTATAGTTACCGTTAAATCTCGTCCCAAAAATCTGATTTACTGTTTTTCCAATAATCAactagatatattttttttggtgtaaaaagTCAACTACATCTGATATGTTATTTGTTCCACTTCCactattattttgttatattttgatCTCTGAATAATGGTGTCAGCCACTTTTTTGTAAAAGGTATAAAATTTTCTGAATGATGAAACTCACAGGTTTGGCCATGTGAGCTGTCGCCGAGTGGGTGTTCCCTTTGATTATTTATTCATTGCTTTTTTTAGCTTATCAATTTTGACTTTTTAGCTTATGGAATATTGTTATTTAGTCGGTCATCATGAAAAACATTTAACACATTAGGCGAAAATCATGGAGAAATAAGAGATCATGCATGTTCCCACGAGTGTCGTTTTTTTTTTCGGGTTGTAGTCTTGTAGAGAAATAATTAACTCAACTTAACTAATTAAGAAATTGATTAAGTAGCATGTTCCAAAATAAGGGCTCctaaaaagttgaaataattcaaatttttaGTATTCAAATACTGAAAGTCAATGTAATGAATATGAGTATGAACTTTGACCTGACCACTCAAAAATCCAACTGATGTTATACTAGTTTGTTAGCAACACAACAAAGacataaaataatacaatacGTGACTCACAGCGCACAAACTTGATTACATTTGATCCCCCAAGTCAACCAATACGTATAGAGAACTCGTTAATAGTTTAATACTACTAGTATTTTAAGTTTCCGTACACTTCTCGGGGAAAATGTAATTCTTGTAACTTGTAAGAAATGACATGGATTCAGTTTTTGgagtattatattatttagttgaCTTTGAACTTATGTGCGTAACGAGCAAACAATTGCGACCGTAGAAACTAGAAAAGGGAGGTTTGACGAAGTCGTTGTATTTGGGGAAGTTTCGCAGTCCAGTCTGTAGGTATTGTGAATACATTAATACCTCGACCA
It encodes:
- the LOC108848673 gene encoding triosephosphate isomerase, cytosolic codes for the protein MARKFFVGGNWKCNGTGEEVKKIVNTLNEAQVPSQDLVEVVVSPPYVFLPLVKSILRPDFHVAAQNCWVKKGGAFTGEVSAEMLVNLDIPWVILGHSERRALLNETNEFVGDKVAYALAQGLKVIACVGETLEQREAGSTMDVVAAQTKAIADRVSNWSNVVVAYEPVWAIGTGKVASPAQAQEVHDELRKWLAKNVSADVAAATRIIYGGSVNGGNCKELGGQADVDGFLVGGASLKPEFIDIIKAAEVKKSA